One Ranitomeya variabilis isolate aRanVar5 chromosome 5, aRanVar5.hap1, whole genome shotgun sequence DNA window includes the following coding sequences:
- the LOC143775188 gene encoding zinc finger BED domain-containing protein 4-like, with amino-acid sequence MSTPKSTHRSSPAWHFFRKCDDDETRVVCTLCHRSLKRGINTLNLSTTCMTRHLSAKHELQWNAQMKNHEPSEAPPAPSSAAVSASSSRSRSTGPPGSPQREDVIAPALSPSISTSSHRSVQLSIPQRLERKRKYPPTHPRALALNDCISKFLAFEMLPFRLVETDSFKKLMAIAVPHYVVPSRHYFSRRAIPALHTNVTDKIRCALRNAISGKVHITTDTWTSKHGQERYISLTAHWVNVVATEVEGDLMHVLPPPRIAGQFSIHVASSLYSESSTTSSSSQHNICATNFCTAKGKRQQAVLKLICLGEKSHTAQELWTGIKQQIDEWLVPLNLKPGLVVCDNGRSLIAALGLANLMHIPCLAHVLNLVVQSFLKNYPEMSELLQKVRAICARFRRSQPAAASLSELQRLFCLPAHNLICDVPTKWNSTLHMLERLCEQKQAIVEFQLQHAQVSRSVDQYHFTTNEWDSMQNVCAVLRCFEFSTNMASADDAIISVTIPLLCLLQKTLQTMMSEVVPQEEEVEEKGSFTRLSGQSSTLGSEGEFLNQQQLGTQVSSQGTVLEDEEEEEEDEEPSLQQGGTQSSSRTSLERGWGDTEDPDDTPPTEDSLSPLGSLAHMSQYMLLCLRNDRRVARIVTSDDYWVATLLDPRYKDNVPSLLPSPEWDCKMQEYKRMLVDALLTAFPPDSGGSVEEQGRGEGEKHQRSWGSITTSGGRISIAEMWKTFLSTPQLLAPPSEMVHISRRQRFNNMVEDYLSTHLHVLSDGSAPFNFWVSKLDIWPELARYALEVLACPAGSVLSEHVFRIAGGVRTDKRIRLSTANVSKLTFIKMNQAWIPQDLSVPLAD; translated from the coding sequence ATGAGCACTCCAAAGTCAACTCATAGGAGCTCCCCGGCGTGGCATTTCTTCAGGAAATGTGATGATGATGAGACACGGGTGGTTTGCACGCTGTGCCATCGGAGCCTGAAGCGAGGCATAAATACTTTGAACCTGAGTACCACCTGCATGACAAGACATCTGAGTGCAAAGCACGAGCTGCAGTGGAATGCACAAATGAAAAACCATGAACCATCTGAGGCTccgcctgctccctcttctgctgcagtctcagcctcttcctcccgctcacggtcaacagggccacctggctcaccacaaagagaggatgtgatAGCACCAGCATtgtcaccgagcatctccacaTCGTCCCATAGAAGTGTTCAGCTGTCAATCCCCCAAAGACTGGAGAGAAAGAGAAAGTACCCACCTACCCACCCACGAGCCTTGGCCCTGAATGACTGCATTTCAAAAttcctggcctttgaaatgctgccattcaggCTGGTAGAGACggacagttttaaaaaactgatggcAATAGCTGTCCCACATTACGTGGTTCCCAGCCGCCACTACTTTTCCCGGCGAGctatccctgccctgcacacaaaTGTTACGgacaaaatcaggtgtgcactgcgcaacgccatcagtggcaaggtccacataaccaccgatACTTGGACCAGTAAGCACGGGCAGGAACGTTATATATCTCttactgcccactgggtaaatgtagtggcgaCTGAGGTGGAAGGTGATCTGAtgcatgtcctaccaccaccaAGAATTGCTGGACAGTTCTCTATCCATGTTGCATCCTCCTTGTACTCAgagtcctccaccacctcctcatccagtCAGCATAACATCTGCGCCACCAACTTCTGCACAGCCAAGGGTAAacgacagcaggctgttctgaaactcatctgtttggggGAAAAATCCCACACTGCGCAGGAGCTGTGGACGGGGATCAAACAACAGatagatgagtggttggtgccgctGAACCTCAAGCCAGGTctggtggtgtgcgataacggACGAAGTctcatagcagctctgggcctagccaatttgatgcacatcccttgcttagcacatgtgctgaatttggtggtgcagagcttccttaaAAATTACCCTGAGATGTCAGAGCTGCTGCAGAAAGTGAGGGCCATCTGTGCACGCTTTCGGCGTTCTCAACCAGCTGCTGCTAGCCTGTCTGAGCTGCAGCGTCTCTTCTGCCTTCCCGCTCACAACCTCATATGTGACGTACCCACaaagtggaactccaccttgcatatgctggagagactgtgcgaacagaagcaggcaatagtggagtttcagctgcagcacgcacaAGTGAGTCGCTCTGTGGATCAATACCACTTCACAACCAACGAGTGGGACTCGATGCAGAATGTGTGTGCAGTGTTGCGCTGCTTCGAATTCTCCACTAACATGGCCAGCGCTGATGACGCCATCATTAGcgttactatcccacttctatgcctgCTTCAAAAAACTCTTCAGACGATGATGTCTGAGGTGGTGccacaggaggaagaggtggaggaaaagGGATCATTCACACGATTATCAGGCCAGTCGTCCACACTTGGCTCGGAGGGTGAGTTTCTGAACCAACAGCAGCTAGGTACACAAGTGTCCAGTCAGGGGACGgttttggaggatgaggaggaggaagaagaggatgaggaacCATCTttacagcagggtggcactcaaagcagctcacGGACATCACTGGAGCGAggctggggggatacagaggacccaGACGATACACCACCCACTGAAGACAGCTTGtcgcctctgggcagcctggcacacatgagccaatacatgctgctgtgcctacGCAATGACCGTAGAGTTGCCCGGATTGTTACCAGtgatgattactgggtggccacgctGCTGGATCCCCGTTACAAGGACAATGTACCATCCTTACTTCCATCACCAGAGTGGGATTGTAAAATGCAGGAATACAAGCGTATGCTGGTAGACGCACTACTGACGGCGTTCCCACCTGACAGTgggggctcagtggaagaacaaggcagaggagAAGGAGAAAAACACCAGCGAAGCTGGGGCTCCATCACCACCTCAGGAGGGAGGATTAGCATAgcagaaatgtggaaaaccttcctTAGCACACCACAACTTCTGGCACCACCATCTGAAATGGtccatattagcaggaggcagcgtttcaacaacatggtggaagactaCCTGTCCACACATCTCCATGTACTGAGTGATGGATCTgctccatttaacttctgggtctccaaattggatatatggcctgagcttgcccgttacgccttggaggtgctggcctgccctgcgggAAGTGTACTGTCGGAACATGTGTTTAGGATTGCAGGGGGTGTGAGAACAGACAAGCGCATCCGCCTATCCACAGCCAACGTGAgtaagctcacattcattaaaatgaaccaggcttggatcccacaggacttgtctgtACCTTTGGCTGACTAG